Within the Miscanthus floridulus cultivar M001 chromosome 17, ASM1932011v1, whole genome shotgun sequence genome, the region CGCATACGATAACACGGCATCTCCACAAGTTTCATGTTTTTTCgatttcgtttgcattttatggaattaaaaaacAACTCGCACGCAATTTggtggcgttgccccgtgagcaagtTGATAGAAATTTCAGGTCAGTTCCTGGATGTGGCCTAAACTTACACTCACaaacatgaatgtcatttttcgaATCATTCAAatccaatattcgatgcacctgcagttcaaactcgtatttttcgaaaaaaatcagcaaaatggaataaactaatgaaatatagaaaaaatcagTCAAAATTTGAATATGTGGTTCCTGGTACTGTTGTAGGGCTACCAAAAATAATTGGTggccaaaataaaaataaattgccgagtgccaatccgtggcactcgacaaacttaattatttgccgagtgcctaacgccgggcactcggcaaagtttttaaaTAAAAAGAGGGAATCTTCTTTGCTGAGTACCATagatcttggcactcggcaaagctgtggGCGGTTAAAAAAAATACGTCGGCCTCCCGGccgacacactcacacacaccacacacagcACCGCCGCCTAGCCTCCCCGCGCCGCCCCGCCCCGCGTCGTGCTGCCCCGGCCGTCGCCAccgccaccccgcgcgccccTGGCCCTCGGCCCCGGCCACCCCACGACCGCCACCCTGCGTGCCCCTGCCACCGCCACCCCGCCACCGGCCACCCCGCGCGCCCCCGGCCCCCGGACGccagaggaggagggaggaggagcaggccaccGGAGGAGCCCCACCCCGCCGCTCGCCTCAACCCGTCGGAGGTGCCCCGCCCCGGCCGTGCCGCCCGCCCACGCCCGCCGACCGACCACCGCCACCCCACCACCGGCCACCCCACCAccgccaccccgcgcgccccCAGCCCCCGGCCGccagaggaggagggaggaggagcaggccaccGGAGGAGCCCCACGCCGCCGCTCGCCTCAACCCGCTGGAGGTGCCCctccccggccgcgccgcccgcccacgcccaccggccggcccgccccgaggaggaggagaacctcCGCGCCATCCGCCAGCcaccggagaaggaggaggaccccGCACCACCCGCCAACCCCGTCCACGCTGTCTGCCGTGCCCGCCCCTGTTCCGAGCAGAAGGTGGGAGAAAGGGAGGAAGAGAAGAAGGGGAACAAGAGAAGAGAGGAGcccgagaagagaggaggaggaggtgccccgcCCCGTCCGTGACCCTCACGTCGTCTGTGGCCTCCGACGTCTAGGTATGCCCTTCCCTCGCTTCATGGTGTACAATGCTGGTGAAGGAGGAGGTGTAGGTGTAGGTGTaggtggtggtggcgtgcaatggtggtcgttgtggtggatgtggtggtgtggtcatggtcgttgtggtggatgtcgtggtgtggtggtggtggtggtggtggtagtgtggtggttgtggttgtggtggtgtggtcgtggtggtgtggtcgtggtggtggaggtggtggtggtggtggtgtggtcatggtggtggtggtggtggtagtgtggtggttgtggtggtggtggtgtggtcgtggtggtggtgtgttggtggtggattaatatatatctggctatcggccatcgtgccgtatttgttcctttgatatgtggttgtcggccatcatgtcggttttttcttgcaggttttggaaacctccccgtataggggaggttctgccgaaattttcaacttatagtattgtgtttcttcttttgcagagaagagcacgtcagaggggactcggcgaccccgatcctcTTCGTCGGCATTGTGGGTCTGCCTGCACAGCATCGCCTTGTCACTGCCCTGACTCGCCActaccccgctagcctgactccaccgccaccctaggtataaataagccctcctcccgtatcattgtcttagatcgtgtaacccagttaggcgtctcccgtccgaaagagatacagtcgtaggtatgcggatctttgcatatctacgaccgtatctgttttggattgcccacgttttttggacagctcgcggatgcatagatgagttagtttccatggtctgctccggtccaaGACCAAGTTTCGGTAGCtcttccctgttgttctccggatacacactctccctaccaggacgtgtatcaggagaatagcggggaggtgccgccgaaattccatctcggataggagtagagcatggagactaacctcatctacgcatccgcgggcgggatgaggacctatccttcacctattagatagtacgaacaccatgtagatgcaattgctcGTTTTATTAcccgcttatatatatatatatgtcagaggatggataaccgtgactggatgtacacgggccacgcaaagatgaccccagaatggatgtgCAATACCTCTACTTTCTTAGACCATGCATTTGGCCTGGCTGCTCAAGGGGCgagtcggatgccgtgtccctgtagcaaatgtgacaacaggaaaagaaaaaaataggaagaaggtgggggaagatctttgcaagttTGGATTCACAccaaactatacccgctggatctTCCATGGTGAAGcggatcgtatgagagaggaggtggtgagacaacgCCTCGAGGATTTTGATGGTGATGCCGGGGTACCAGACATGATGGATGACTTTCATGAGGCACAGTTTGGTGAAGGAATGGAGGAGGAACCAGAggaaaccgcaaaggcgttctacgacatgatgtcTTTGGCACAGCAGCCCCTTCACAAAAAGACCGAGGTTTCGTGACTGGATGCCGttggacgcctaatggggttCAAGTCgtagtatagcctgagtcgagacgccttcaaTGCTATGTTGGCAGTTGTTGGGACCCTGCTTCCAGAGGGTCACATTCTGACGAAGAACAtgtatgagtcacagaaacttcttcgtgcactGAAGATGCTGTATCAacagatccatgcttgtccgaatggttgcgtcctatttaggaaacaacacaagaaagcaacgcactgtccaaagtgcaaatcctctaggtttCTAGAGGTAGACTCTAGTGATGGCCAGAAGAAGCAGCTTGATATCCCTgagaaggtcctacggtaccttcctttcataccgaggattcAATGACTATTCATGATAGAGGAGTCCGccaaatagatgacatggcacaaaaatggcaaaagatacaattctgagaagatggtacatccatccgatggtgatgcATGGGTCCACTTTGATGGTAAACATCCTGGTAAAAGCTGAGGAGGCTCAAAATGTACGTGTAGCGCTAGCAACAGACGGGTTCAATCCGTAtggaatgatggcggccccgtacacttgttggcccatgttcgtgatCCCCCTAAATCTCCCCCCCAgcgtcatgtttcaacccaagaacgtattccTATCGCTCATAATTCCCggacacccggggaataatatgggagtgttcatggagcctctgattgacgaattgatcgatgcttgggaaaatggggtactgacatacgatcgagctataaagaggaacttcaaaatgcatgtctggtaccagtactccctgcatgacttcctagcgtatggcatattctgcgggtggtgtgttcacgggaagttcccatgcccagtatgtaaggaagctatgaggttcaattggttgaagaagggtggtaaGTTCTCTTTGTTCGACCAACATCGTCGattcctcccttctaaccatccattcagatgagacatcaagaacttcatGAAAGGTGTTCAAGTCACtgaccctgcacctcagatgatgaccggcGCCGAGATCCGTGctcagatagaggctctcaaaatTGATGACAACAAAGGTGGTATTATTAGATATGGTCAGgatcacatgtggactcatatatcgggcttgactaggctcccctatttcaatgacctccttcttccacacaacattgatgtaatgcacactgaaaagaatgtcgccgaggcactttgggcaacactcatggacattcttaataagacaaaggacaatgttaaggctagacTAGACCTGGCggcgttgtgcgatagaccaaagctagtgaTGAAGCCTCCTACGCCcggcaagaaatggaaaaggccTCATGctgattttgtcttgaaaaaggacgAAAGGAAGGAGGTATTGCGGTGGATCTAGACGTTAatattccctgatgggtatgcggcgaatctgaggaggggagtgaacttgtctactatgcgagtcttagggatgaagagtcatgactaccacatatggattgaatgGCTTCAACCTGCCATGACCCAGGGATATGTCCCCGAGAATGTCTGGtgcgtgctggcagagttgagctatttctttcatcagctttgtgccaaggagttatctcgagcCGTGGTTGTtgacttagagaaagtggcacctgtgttgctctacaagttggagaagatctttccactcgGCTTCTTcgtgccgatgcagcatttgattttacacctaccgtacgaggcacgaatgggggggtcccatgcaggcccgttggtgctatccaatcgagagatgtctaaaggttcttcgcaaaaagtgtagaaataaagccaaaattgaggcgtcCGTGACAGCGGCATTCAttatggaggaggtgtcaaacttcacaacagcatactataaggacaaccttccaagtgtgcacaatccaccccctcgttacaatgccgaCGAGAGTTCattgaacctcagccttttcaaagggcaactcaAAAGCACAAGCGCATCGAGGACCAAGACCTTGCAgtatgatgagtggcgcactatcatgttgtatgtgttgttgaaccttgatgaAGTGAACCCGTATTTgcggtaagttctcaatgagcttgttacatacgccatCACTATCCTCCAtccatccaacccccttgtctctCGTTTTTTCAGGGAATTTTTGGATAAGTACTGGCAAGAGGATtgggctccttcccctcaagaacaagatagccttctcaaagatggtgtgcccaATTTCATTTTCTAGTTTAGTaagaaggtaccatccaatttaccTCGTTCTATCTTTGACTCACCACTTTGCTCGTACGAGtgagtaatgtaacgatctatctGGCCTCACCTTGTAGGCCAGCACGGATGCAAAAATGAgtgatgagttgagacaggttgccaatggcTTCGCCTAtaaggtcaagtcatttaccatttatgatgtgaatggatatcgctttcacacaacaagacacGAACAGAGTCGCCCAAACTGAAGAACCACGAATACCGGAGTTTGTACGCCTAGCACCGATGACTgcgactactacggcatagttaaagaaatatacgagctcataTTTGAGGGTCGCAAACCTCTTAACccagtcgtattcaaatgccattggttcgatcctgatATAACGAGAATGACCCCTGAGCTTGGGCAAGTCGAAATTCGGCAGGATTCCGTCTATCGAggcgacgatgtctatattgtggctcaacaggccacgcaagtttattatctcccatgggcgtgccaaaaagaccctAATCTTACAGGCTGGTaccttgtgcacaaggtatcaccgcacggtaaagtgcctgtcccgaacgatgaggattacaactttgacccaaacacatacgatggagagttctatcaaccagaggggctagaagggaggtttgacatagacatgtcttcgctgatgggcatggaagtacaCAATGACATtaatgaggacgatggagattgGGACaatggagatgaggtgcaaaatgccaacgacttacaaatgcttgagcgattacgtttaggcgatgacaatgatgacaacgttGGAGATGAGGTTGATTTTTttgacaatattgatagtgatgccGATGACAACAAGGGAGATGATGACAACGAGGGAGATGATGACGAGGGagattatttctaattcatgtaatactatattattattattattaatttgcaattatgtttcgttcattttccATCTCTTtataaggacttacaaatgcattttgcatctttgtaattgcAGGAACTCGACAAAATGCCTAGGGGTAGGCAGACGCATCTCCACTCGCTCTACGCGACACCCCCGCTCAGGAGGACGAGGAGCCGCCGGCGGAGACATCGACGAGGAGGACTAGGACCAGCTGCCCCCATGGCCGTCCGAGGACGAGGCCTACGCCTCGTGCCCTGTCGCCCGAGGAGGACCAGGTGGTGGCCTCCGGGGACGAGGGCGACCAGGGGGCGGCCGTGGGGGATGAGGACGACTTGGCGGCGATAGCAGGGGGTTCCGCTTCGTCTGGCCATGAGGAGGCGGCAATAGCAGGGGGTTCCTCTTCCTCTAGTGGGTCGACCGTCTACTTGCGTGGGCCGTCGACCCTCCCGCGGAGGCTGATCCCAGTTCACCAGCGCCCGATGATTCGACCCGTGGGTGACGTGTACGTAACCATTCATGTTTTCtctacttgttcatatgacatgttgacaATCAAAATGGAGACTAataattcttcttaatgactcgtgcagcaactgggaagttgtgtccAGAGCCGGTCAGGTATGCCAGATCAATGGCATCCTGAGCCTTTTGATTCGGGagcactaccctggcatggtcaccGTCGCAGGCACCAACGGCAACATGACTATGCCGCCCTAGACATGGGACCACTTTGCCCTCGCCACGGACAACGTCGCAGGCACCAAGGCGGCGTGGATTAAGCAGGAGCACTGGGTAAGTCTTCATCACACTACATTGGTCAATTTATTGTATTCATTGGTCGTTCTTaaaataatgaaatgatacatgatgcatgtatgcaggacttcttcaggtgcgCCCCGGGGTACGAGGGTCGGGCAGagcgagtgcaggacaaggtctgcAGGAACCGACTCTCAGACCTATACCACGAGACGCAgctccagtgcatcatcaactacaacGGGAATGTCCTTGGTGATGTGGTGAGGAAGCAGGCGGCCAGGACCATGAtgctcaccaaggagcagtacctccaGGTTAgtacgaaacattaatactgattccttccatgaagaataggtaggcttcattttaTCTTTTGACATGTTATATACTTAATGGTCTACAGATgtgtcctgattggtgcgccaaGGACCGAGCCTGCTGGGCGGCCATTGTCGACAGGTGGTGCTCGAATGAGTGGATGGAAAAGCACAACATCCATCAGGactgccgcctgcagatgggtggtgtgccacaccaccaaggcaatcGCCACCTCGGCGTgtacgcccagacatgggtaacgctctttatatttatttctttattcattcaaacgctcaattctcattacttgtaatcatcttggTGTTTTCCTCGTAGTCCCAGTCGCATGGTGGCCAGGagtgcaacgagttcatggcgtatgCCCTAGCAcataagggcaaggcgacagccccGGACCTCACCTACAACccagaggacccgcccgaggcgtacaccaacacGAGCATCCACAGCAAGCTCAGTGAGTACTCCTCGGTGGCTCGCacacgccatggggaggacttcgatccggcCTCCCAGCCCCTGGATGTGGACCTCGTGATGAGGcttggaggagggaagcagcacggccggtactggatggcggacatCCAAgttgacacggcctctactcccaccctctcccagattcgagcaaggagcacgagctcctccctccctatACGACCTCGGCAGCAGAGTGCACAGCAGCAGGTGGTGGAACTCCAGGTTAGtcctgttttattcatcgttcattgcttttacatatatcttgcctttgcattgttgaaACATTGcgggtgaaatattgcaggcccaggtGCAGAGGCTGGAGGCTAGGCACTCGGCCTCGTAGGCGGAGCAAGAGCGAAGGAGGGAGGCCGAGGAGAATAGGCTACAGGACCTTTACGCGTTCATGGCGAACCTTCAGGACATGACGGGTATAGCCGTGCCACCTTCGCTCCTCGCTCTAGTGGTTCGTACTCCTGATCCTAGTCCGGTGAGTATGGTTGTTTATTGCTTTAGCTTGTCGACCCTCCTGCAGAAACTCATGAATTcgcttttcctttgagcagccaCCGTccacgggttcgaacccgactcctcaagggCACCACTCGATGCATCCAAGTGAACCTGGCCCTTCTCCACAGTCCGGGTGGCCAGCTGGCCCTCCTCCACAGCCCGGGGGGCCAGGTGGCCCTTCTTCACACTCCAGGTGGCAAGGGTGACAATAGGTACCTTGGATTGGTCTCTTTTCTTATGTTTCATGGACTTAGACTTGTGTTGGATCCTGTGATGGATATTGTGATGGTTGTGTTGGATGtggatattgtgatggatgtggatgtgataTACATTGTGATCTATATCGTGTATGTGATGGATATTGCTATGGACGAGGCatttatgtgatatatattgtgattctGGGCATGTGATGGTTGTGAATATGTGATTTGTTTGTCTGTAAAGATgggaagcaaaaaacaaaaaaaagaataatttctagctttgccgagtgtaacactcggcaaaggtgcctttgccgagtgccatgacaacAACACTTGGCAAAACTGGGCAAAACTGTGCAAAACCGGCTCAGGTCCCAGATTTGCTGAGTGATATagtcatggcactcgacaaaactgggcactttgccgagtgcctggtccaaagcactcggcaaaattaggcactttgccgagtgccgacgctgtggcactcggcaaagaattttttggaaaaaaataaaaaaatattttgccgagtgcccgacacgtcACCACTCGGCAAAGGGGACGTCAGACGGGCAGTCTCCGTTAGGTcagcttttctttgccgagtgctgacatggcactcggcaaaggctttgccgagtgcccgatatattgcactcggcaaagaaccctttGCCGACAAAAGCTATGCCggcgggtctttgccgagtgtaacactcggcaaactctttgccgagtgcaaacttgggtttgccgagcgtttagggcactcggcaaagaacccgtgTCCAGTAGTGAATTAGCCCTAGCCTTAACCATTTGTTAGCTCGCTAGTTGGCAAAATGTAACTAATTTAGGCTAAATGCAGCGCGACAAAGATACCAAAATACCATGCTTAATTATGGCACCAAAACACATCACCACACCTCCTAGATTTTAGTCCTCTAAAATCCTGGTGGGCTCTCAGGCGAAGAGTTTAGGGGAAGGGTTGTCGTCCATAGGAGGAGAGAGGTCGACAAACTTAGAGGGGAGTCCTTGGCCTATAGACTGACCAGACCAGGTGGCGGAGAAGGTggggctagggatgaaaacggatcggatacggacggatatcaccgatattacatttgttttcatatttctgtctggattcggattcaaatatggatagtgtcaactatgtcggataggatacgattggatatcgacatcataaatatgcgatttgagtattcggatacggatacggtatcggatgttggatatccggactcggatacggacagatctcaacccctctaaacggattcggtttcgaatacggtcggaaaatatccgtaccgttttcatccctaggtggGGCGTGGGGGTGGAGCAGCAAAGGCAGCGGACGCCAACGGCTGTAGATGGAGGTGGATGGAGGTTTGGCTAGGGAGGGCGGGGGAGGCACGGTGATGGCCACCCAGTGATGCCAGGTTAGCGTGGTGGGGCCGGACACGGTGACCGGGAGGTCGCCAAGGATGGGGCAAACCGACAAGAGCAGAGGGCGTTGTTGCAGCCTCGTGCGTTGGAAGAAGATGACTTAGTAGCCACACGATAAAGATCCAATGTCGCTAGTTTGTCGcctaaaaataacaaaaatatcacCCACTACGCCTCTATATCTACCCTCTTACTCCGCCCTCGCACTCCCTCCTTGGTCACCCCCACTTCTCCAATCAGACAATCCCTATGTCTATATCCAATCCTTTCtatttcaaatttttaattgaACAAATTAAATTCATGGTTATTTATGTGCAATTTATTATATACTTCTACTAGAATGACACAATGAAAAGGACGAAGATTTTTATTCTCTAGTATGTCGTATTCCTCTATCAATTTTTGCTTACTAATAGCAACCCCAGTAGGGCCCCTACTACTAAAGCCTTCAATTTGGGATGGGCACTCAAATCCACCCTCCAGACATCGTTCCTGAGGCAGAATTGGGGAGCCCCCCTGCCCTATCCTGCATTCCTCCCCGTGCCCGTACGGATGCGGCCTTATTACCCGCCTCACTCCGACGCCGTTAGTGTCCATACAAAAGGATTTGGGGTTTTCTGCTGAAGTAGATGCAAAATAAGGGGCCAACAAAAGTAAGAAAAAACACCCAAATCAGAAATATATATAGGGACCCTGATTTAGGTGCATCTGCTGGAGTTGCTCCGATGGCGCCAATGATCTGCCGGAGGTCCTTAATTAGTGGGTGGCGATGTGGATCATCGATCTTTTGACGCCCAATGCACCAGAAGCGGATAAGCGCCTACGATTGCatgcgcatatatatatatatatatatatatatatatatatatatatatatatatatatatatatatatatatatatatatatatatatatatatatatatgtataaaatATACGTCTTATTatcactagctagctagctagtctcTTCCTGCCAATAATGATGTAGCTCTTTTTAGCTTCGTACATGCATGGATCTCCGGTCTCGATTTTTTTTGACGATAGTAAGAGAGAACACAAGAGCCAAGAGTTAACTCATTCTTATTTTGCgagaagtcaaacatttttaactATGATCAAATATATAgaagaaaaatattaatatttataatacataattagtattattagatgaatcgttgaatatatttttataataata harbors:
- the LOC136515198 gene encoding uncharacterized protein, whose product is MARRFSSSSGRAGRWAWAGGAAGEGHLQRVEASGGVGLLRWPAPPPSSSGGRGLGARGVAVVGWPVVGWRWSVGGRGRAARPGRGTSDGLRRAAGWGSSGGLLLLPPPLASGGRGRAGWPVAGWRWQGHAGWRSWGGRGRGPGARGVAVATAGAARRGAGRRGEARRRCCVWCV